CGCTGCCAGCTATCGAATTCGTGCCGTAACCCAGGTGCTTGAGAACATATCCATGCGCGGCTCAGTCGAGTGTGATTCGATGATTCTCAGTGACTTTGCCTTGCTCTGCGCCATTCCGTTACGGGATGGG
The window above is part of the Pseudomonas sp. B21-048 genome. Proteins encoded here:
- a CDS encoding short-chain dehydrogenase — its product is MALTSNCTDMPTLFVDTHAPLDILTDAASYRIRAVTQVLENISMRGSVECDSMILSDFALLCAIPLRDGCDVLDVMGRRLRARPSD